One genomic segment of Devosia sp. includes these proteins:
- a CDS encoding ABC transporter substrate-binding protein: MLAIPAQELAGELPDPPEFAAQSEPVFVSVSDILEYKALPEYHEPDWVTSKYVDAGSLPPVAERLPAEPLVYKTANMPDGVGVYGDTMRHVIGGRPEGWNYIGGQSQGWGGIDIGLSECLTRTGPLFMVKADELQPMPNLAKSWEWSEDGKELTMHLIEGAKWSDGDPFDSDDVMFYWNDNVMDANVSPLNGATPESFGVGTTLEAIDAYTIKWTFQEAFPTQYLYTMAYGTFCPGPSHILKPAHPNYSDNTYEQYKNAFPPEYMNIPVMGAWVPVEYRPDDIIVMRRNPYYWKVDENGNQLPYLNEMHYRLSTWADRDVQAVAGSGDFSNLEQAESYVEALRRSAEDTAPARLQFGARTIGYALQMNLSGNGWGEPDERAQAVRELSRNTDFRKAISMTLDRQRLGESLVRGPFTAIYPGGLYAGTTYYDKASTVYYPYNLDAANAILDDMGLVDTDGNGVRNFPEGTAGGADVEITLLANSDYATDTNLAEGVMAQLEPLGLRVIANFQQGTARDDMAQAGQFDWHVNRQGAEMVSVVQGTGALAPTGPRIHAFHRANAEGELDLLPFEEELVALVNEFVTTSDNAERAEIMKQYQRIFTENVYSVGLTQYPGALIINKRFANIPAGAPIFMFNWAEDNIIRERVFVPEDAQGGYELHPETLPGEPGGAGPA; the protein is encoded by the coding sequence CCGGCCCAGGAACTGGCCGGCGAATTGCCCGATCCGCCTGAGTTTGCAGCGCAGAGCGAGCCGGTATTCGTCTCGGTCAGCGACATTCTCGAATACAAGGCGCTGCCTGAATATCACGAGCCCGACTGGGTCACCTCGAAATATGTCGATGCGGGCAGCCTGCCTCCGGTGGCGGAGCGCCTGCCGGCGGAGCCGCTGGTTTACAAGACCGCCAATATGCCCGATGGCGTCGGCGTCTATGGCGATACCATGCGCCACGTGATCGGCGGACGTCCGGAAGGCTGGAACTATATCGGCGGCCAGAGCCAGGGCTGGGGCGGCATCGATATCGGCCTTTCCGAATGCCTGACGCGTACCGGGCCGCTCTTCATGGTCAAGGCCGACGAGCTTCAGCCCATGCCGAACCTGGCCAAGAGCTGGGAATGGTCGGAGGATGGCAAGGAACTGACCATGCACCTGATCGAGGGTGCAAAATGGTCTGACGGCGACCCGTTCGACAGCGACGACGTCATGTTCTACTGGAACGACAACGTCATGGACGCCAACGTCTCTCCGCTGAACGGGGCGACGCCGGAATCCTTTGGTGTTGGCACGACGCTGGAGGCGATCGACGCCTACACCATCAAGTGGACGTTCCAGGAAGCCTTCCCGACGCAATATCTCTATACGATGGCCTATGGCACCTTCTGCCCGGGCCCGAGCCATATTCTCAAGCCCGCGCACCCGAACTATTCGGACAACACCTACGAGCAGTACAAGAACGCCTTCCCGCCGGAATACATGAATATCCCGGTCATGGGCGCCTGGGTGCCGGTGGAATATCGTCCCGATGACATCATCGTCATGCGACGGAACCCCTATTACTGGAAAGTCGACGAGAACGGCAATCAGTTGCCCTATCTCAACGAGATGCACTATCGCCTCTCGACCTGGGCTGACCGCGACGTGCAGGCTGTTGCCGGTTCCGGTGACTTCTCGAACCTCGAACAGGCTGAAAGCTATGTCGAGGCGCTGCGCCGCTCCGCTGAAGATACGGCTCCGGCCCGCCTGCAGTTCGGCGCCCGTACCATCGGTTATGCATTGCAGATGAACCTGTCGGGCAACGGCTGGGGCGAACCTGACGAGCGTGCCCAGGCGGTGCGTGAACTCAGCCGGAACACAGACTTCCGCAAGGCCATTTCCATGACGCTCGATCGTCAGCGGCTCGGGGAGTCACTTGTCCGTGGTCCGTTCACCGCCATCTATCCGGGCGGGCTCTATGCCGGCACCACCTATTACGACAAGGCGTCGACGGTCTATTACCCGTACAATCTGGACGCAGCGAATGCGATCCTGGACGACATGGGCCTGGTGGATACCGACGGCAATGGCGTGCGCAACTTCCCCGAAGGCACCGCTGGCGGCGCCGATGTGGAAATCACGCTGCTGGCCAATTCGGACTATGCGACCGACACCAATCTGGCCGAAGGCGTGATGGCACAGCTTGAACCGCTTGGACTGCGGGTCATCGCCAACTTCCAGCAGGGCACGGCTCGCGACGACATGGCCCAGGCGGGTCAATTCGACTGGCACGTCAATCGCCAGGGCGCTGAAATGGTGTCGGTGGTGCAGGGCACCGGGGCGCTTGCTCCGACCGGTCCGCGCATTCATGCATTCCACCGCGCCAATGCGGAGGGTGAGCTCGATCTGCTGCCCTTCGAGGAAGAACTGGTGGCACTGGTGAACGAGTTCGTCACCACCAGCGACAATGCCGAACGTGCCGAGATCATGAAGCAGTATCAGCGCATCTTCACCGAAAACGTCTACTCGGTGGGCCTGACCCAGTATCCGGGCGCGCTGATCATCAACAAGCGCTTCGCCAATATCCCGGCGGGTGCCCCGATCTTCATGTTCAACTGGGCAGAAGACAACATCATCCGCGAACGCGTGTTCGTTCCGGAAGATGCCCAGGGTGGTTATGAGCTGCATCCCGAAACCCTCCCGGGCGAACCGGGCGGTGCAGGGCCTGCGTGA